The proteins below are encoded in one region of Micromonospora sp. DSM 45708:
- a CDS encoding GTP-binding protein gives MDSVRFDPEPASRVPLALKILIAGGFGAGKTTLVSALSEVRPLQTEEVLTGAGLGTDDVSGVEQKSTTTVAMDFGRITINDDLQVYLFGTPGQDRFWFLWDELAFGALGAVVLADTRRLADCFPSIDYFEQRGIPFVVGVNCFEGSRRFGLEAVRDALDLDPEVPLVLCDARDRQSGKLVLITLVEHVARQRGEPVPVG, from the coding sequence GTGGACTCCGTGCGCTTTGACCCGGAGCCGGCGTCGCGGGTGCCGCTGGCCCTGAAGATCCTCATCGCGGGTGGCTTCGGCGCCGGCAAGACGACGCTGGTCAGCGCGTTGAGCGAGGTCCGCCCGTTGCAGACCGAGGAGGTGCTGACCGGGGCCGGCCTGGGCACCGACGACGTCTCCGGGGTGGAGCAGAAGTCGACCACCACGGTGGCGATGGACTTCGGCCGGATCACCATCAACGACGACCTCCAGGTCTATCTGTTCGGCACCCCGGGCCAGGACCGTTTCTGGTTCCTCTGGGACGAGTTGGCGTTCGGCGCGCTGGGCGCGGTGGTGCTGGCCGACACCCGCCGGCTGGCCGACTGCTTCCCCTCGATCGACTACTTCGAGCAGCGGGGCATTCCGTTCGTGGTGGGGGTGAACTGCTTCGAGGGTTCCCGGCGGTTCGGCCTGGAGGCGGTCCGCGACGCGCTGGACCTCGACCCGGAGGTCCCGCTGGTGCTCTGCGACGCCCGGGACCGGCAGTCCGGCAAGCTGGTGCTGATCACGTTGGTCGAGCACGTGGCCCGGCAACGCGGCGAACCGGTCCCGGTGGGCTGA
- a CDS encoding sodium:solute symporter family protein, giving the protein MGSGLRLNMNALDYLILALYFVTVLGVGFAARRAIKTSVDFFLSGRSLPAWVTGLAFVSANLGALEIIGMAANGAQYGIMTVHYYWIGAVPAMVFLGIVMMPFYYGSKVRSVPEYLRLRFNRPTHLLNAISFAVAQVLIAGVNLYALALIMQALLGWPLWVAIVIGAVIVLAYITVGGLSGAIYNEVLQFFVIIAGLVPITVIGLVKVGGVSGLMDAVRESKLGEAGLHAWQGTGSTDNPLGAHWLGIVFGLGFVLSFGYWTTNFAEVQRALSARNMSAARRTPIIGAYPKLLIPLVTVIPGLIALITVKGLGADQGDLVYNNAIPLLMRDLLPNGVLGIAVTGLVASFMAGMAANVSGFNTVFTYDIWQAYFRRDRPDEYYVKVGRIATVIAVVVGIGTAFIAAGFSNIMNYIQALFSVFNAPLFGTFIIGMFWRRMSALAGFWSLLSGTVVAIATYLLYKTGVISFNSDLEESFWGAGLAFVTVAVVAAIITPLTRPKTDDELTGLVYGLSDTTLADDSLAGDAAWYRSPVLLGVVAVVLAALFYIPVF; this is encoded by the coding sequence ATGGGCAGCGGCCTACGGTTGAACATGAACGCCCTGGACTACCTGATCCTGGCGCTCTACTTCGTCACGGTGCTGGGGGTCGGCTTCGCCGCCCGTCGCGCCATCAAGACCAGCGTCGACTTCTTCCTCTCCGGGCGGTCGTTGCCCGCCTGGGTCACCGGCCTGGCGTTCGTCTCGGCGAACCTGGGCGCGCTGGAGATCATCGGCATGGCGGCCAACGGCGCCCAGTACGGCATCATGACGGTGCACTACTACTGGATCGGCGCCGTGCCGGCGATGGTCTTCCTCGGCATCGTGATGATGCCGTTCTACTACGGCTCGAAGGTCCGCAGCGTGCCGGAGTATTTGCGGCTGCGCTTCAACCGGCCCACCCACCTGCTCAACGCGATCAGCTTCGCGGTCGCCCAGGTGCTGATCGCCGGCGTCAACCTCTACGCGCTCGCGCTGATCATGCAGGCGCTGCTGGGCTGGCCGCTCTGGGTCGCGATCGTGATCGGCGCGGTGATCGTGCTGGCGTACATCACCGTCGGCGGGCTCTCCGGCGCGATCTACAACGAGGTGCTCCAGTTCTTCGTGATCATCGCCGGCCTGGTGCCGATCACCGTGATCGGCCTGGTCAAGGTCGGCGGCGTGAGCGGCCTGATGGACGCGGTACGGGAGTCCAAGCTCGGCGAGGCAGGTCTGCACGCCTGGCAGGGCACCGGCAGCACCGACAACCCGCTCGGCGCACACTGGCTGGGCATCGTCTTCGGCCTCGGTTTCGTGCTCTCCTTCGGCTACTGGACCACCAACTTCGCCGAGGTGCAGCGCGCCCTGTCGGCGCGGAACATGAGCGCCGCCCGGCGTACCCCGATCATCGGGGCGTACCCGAAGCTGCTCATCCCGCTGGTCACCGTGATCCCCGGCCTGATCGCCCTGATCACGGTCAAGGGGCTGGGCGCCGACCAGGGCGACCTGGTCTACAACAACGCCATCCCGCTGCTCATGCGCGACCTGCTCCCCAACGGTGTGCTCGGCATCGCGGTCACCGGCCTGGTGGCGTCGTTCATGGCCGGCATGGCGGCCAACGTCAGCGGTTTCAACACCGTCTTCACGTACGACATCTGGCAGGCGTACTTCCGGCGGGACCGCCCGGACGAGTACTACGTGAAGGTGGGCCGGATCGCCACCGTGATCGCGGTGGTGGTGGGCATCGGGACGGCGTTCATCGCGGCCGGCTTCAGCAACATCATGAACTACATCCAGGCGCTGTTCTCGGTCTTCAACGCGCCGCTGTTCGGCACGTTCATCATCGGCATGTTCTGGCGGCGGATGAGCGCGCTGGCCGGCTTCTGGTCCCTGCTGTCCGGCACCGTGGTGGCGATCGCCACCTACCTGCTCTACAAGACCGGTGTGATCAGCTTCAACTCGGACCTGGAGGAGAGCTTCTGGGGCGCGGGCCTGGCCTTCGTCACCGTCGCCGTGGTCGCCGCGATCATCACGCCGCTGACCCGACCGAAGACCGACGACGAGCTGACCGGCCTGGTGTACGGGCTCAGCGACACCACGCTCGCCGACGACTCGCTGGCCGGCGACGCGGCCTGGTACCGCTCCCCGGTGCTGCTCGGCGTCGTCGCCGTGGTGCTCGCCGCCCTCTTCTACATCCCGGTCTTCTGA
- a CDS encoding lactonase family protein: MAGQHEVVHIGGYTAESDGRAEGIVAARRDPVTGALTPLGTVAVTPSPSFLARHPGRPVLYAVNELPEGGLSAFRVAPDGALTPLGVRPTGGAEPCHLAVAPDGRHVFVANYGGGSLAVFPLDADGVPGERTDLVRHEGHGADPERQEAAHCHMVSPDPAGGPLLAVDLGTDSVYRYDLDAASGRLVPRGPRLRTPAGTGPRHLARHPDGRRCWLVGELDATVTGYDLTPDGLHQRVRVEASGRTGHVQPAGVAVGPDGRFLYVSNRGVGTVAVFALDGTAPELVAEVDAGGGWPRHFALAGAHLYVADERADLVRVFRVDPGSGVPEPVGEPVPMASPTCVLV, from the coding sequence GTGGCGGGGCAGCACGAGGTCGTCCACATCGGGGGCTACACGGCGGAGTCGGACGGCCGGGCCGAGGGGATCGTCGCGGCCCGGCGTGACCCGGTGACCGGGGCGCTGACCCCGCTCGGCACCGTGGCGGTCACCCCGTCGCCGTCGTTCCTGGCCCGGCACCCGGGCCGGCCGGTGCTGTACGCCGTCAACGAGCTTCCCGAGGGCGGGCTGAGCGCCTTCCGGGTGGCGCCGGACGGCGCTCTCACCCCGCTGGGCGTACGCCCGACCGGTGGCGCCGAGCCGTGCCACCTGGCGGTCGCGCCGGACGGGCGGCACGTGTTCGTGGCGAACTACGGCGGCGGCAGCCTGGCGGTGTTCCCGTTGGACGCCGACGGCGTGCCGGGGGAGCGCACCGACCTGGTGCGGCACGAGGGGCACGGCGCCGATCCGGAGCGGCAGGAGGCGGCGCACTGCCACATGGTCTCGCCCGACCCGGCCGGTGGCCCGCTGCTCGCCGTCGACCTGGGCACCGACTCCGTCTATCGGTACGACCTCGACGCCGCCTCGGGGCGGCTGGTGCCCCGGGGGCCCCGGCTGCGGACGCCGGCCGGCACCGGGCCCCGGCATCTGGCCCGGCACCCGGACGGGCGGCGCTGCTGGCTGGTCGGTGAGCTGGACGCCACTGTCACCGGGTACGACCTCACGCCGGACGGGCTGCACCAGCGAGTCCGGGTCGAGGCCAGCGGCCGGACCGGGCACGTGCAGCCCGCCGGGGTGGCGGTCGGGCCGGACGGGCGCTTCCTCTACGTCAGCAACCGTGGCGTGGGCACGGTGGCCGTCTTCGCGCTGGACGGTACGGCGCCGGAGCTGGTGGCCGAGGTGGACGCCGGTGGTGGCTGGCCCCGGCACTTCGCGCTGGCCGGGGCGCACCTGTACGTCGCCGACGAGCGGGCCGACCTGGTGCGTGTCTTCCGGGTGGACCCGGGCAGCGGGGTGCCGGAGCCGGTGGGGGAGCCGGTGCCGATGGCGAGTCCGACCTGCGTGCTGGTGTGA
- a CDS encoding sugar transferase — MTSATLLTPARTSRPGGDRPGATTRAAERAYIRVLVVLDTAVLAVAILAGYLARFGDEQPTGSEIPYVVVAPVLLVVWLVSLKAMRCYDDQVLGYGADEYRRVSSASLRLAGGIAIAGYIADVGVSRGFLAISFAVGTLGLEVARFAARKRLHRARDRGAGWSRKVLVVGDTAHVLELVHTLRREPYAGYQVVGACIPDALLAPVPQRLGDVPVVGSFRGIPEAATAIGADTVAVTASGELTATRLRRLGWQLEGTGVDLVVAPALTDVAGPRIHTRPVAGLPLIHVEAPEFRGARKLVKGFVDRSLSLIALLLLSPLLAALALAIKLDSRGPVLFRQTRVGQGGEEFGVFKFRTMVVNADALLAELAARNETDGLMFKMRDDPRVTRTGRLLRRWSLDELPQLANVLLGHMSLVGPRPPLPSEVARYDGDVARRLLVKPGMTGLWQVSGRSDLSWEDGIRLDLYYVENWSLAADLTILWKTFGAVLGSRGAY, encoded by the coding sequence GTGACCTCGGCGACGCTGTTGACCCCTGCCAGGACGTCGCGACCCGGGGGCGATCGACCCGGCGCGACGACACGAGCCGCGGAGCGGGCCTACATCCGGGTCCTGGTGGTGCTCGACACCGCCGTGCTGGCCGTGGCCATCCTGGCCGGCTACCTGGCCCGGTTCGGCGACGAGCAGCCCACCGGGTCCGAGATCCCCTACGTGGTGGTCGCCCCGGTGCTCCTGGTGGTCTGGCTGGTGTCGCTGAAGGCCATGCGCTGCTACGACGACCAGGTCCTCGGCTACGGCGCGGACGAGTACCGCCGGGTCAGCTCCGCGAGCCTGCGGCTGGCCGGTGGCATCGCCATCGCCGGCTACATCGCCGACGTCGGGGTCTCCCGGGGTTTCCTGGCCATCTCCTTCGCGGTCGGCACGCTCGGCCTGGAGGTGGCCCGGTTCGCGGCCCGCAAGCGACTGCACCGCGCCCGCGACCGGGGCGCCGGCTGGTCCCGCAAGGTGCTGGTGGTCGGCGACACCGCGCACGTGCTGGAGCTGGTGCACACGCTGCGCCGCGAACCGTACGCCGGCTACCAGGTGGTCGGCGCCTGCATTCCGGACGCGCTGCTCGCCCCGGTTCCGCAGCGGCTGGGCGACGTGCCGGTGGTCGGGTCGTTCCGGGGCATCCCGGAGGCGGCCACCGCGATCGGCGCGGACACGGTGGCGGTCACCGCCTCCGGTGAGCTGACCGCGACCCGGTTGCGCCGCCTGGGCTGGCAGCTGGAGGGCACCGGCGTCGACCTGGTGGTGGCCCCGGCGCTGACCGACGTGGCCGGCCCGCGCATCCACACCCGCCCGGTGGCCGGCCTGCCGCTGATCCACGTCGAGGCGCCCGAGTTCCGTGGCGCCCGCAAGCTGGTCAAGGGATTCGTCGACCGGTCGCTCTCGCTGATCGCCCTGCTCCTGCTGTCGCCGCTGCTGGCGGCGCTCGCGCTCGCCATCAAGCTGGACAGCCGTGGCCCGGTGCTGTTCCGGCAGACCCGGGTCGGGCAGGGCGGCGAGGAGTTCGGCGTCTTCAAGTTCCGCACCATGGTGGTCAACGCGGACGCCCTGCTCGCCGAGCTGGCCGCGCGCAACGAGACCGACGGCCTGATGTTCAAGATGCGCGACGACCCCCGGGTGACCCGGACGGGCCGGCTGCTGCGCAGGTGGTCGCTGGACGAGCTGCCCCAGCTCGCCAACGTGCTGCTCGGCCACATGAGCCTGGTCGGCCCGCGCCCGCCGCTGCCCTCCGAGGTGGCCCGCTACGACGGCGACGTGGCACGCCGGCTGCTGGTCAAGCCCGGCATGACCGGCCTCTGGCAGGTCAGCGGCCGGTCCGACCTGAGCTGGGAGGACGGCATCCGGCTCGACCTCTACTACGTGGAGAACTGGTCGCTCGCGGCCGACCTGACCATCCTCTGGAAGACGTTCGGCGCGGTGCTGGGCAGCCGGGGCGCCTACTGA
- a CDS encoding roadblock/LC7 domain-containing protein, giving the protein MVHTTRQNADLDWLLDDLVERVPAASRAVVLSADGLLLGASTDQDRTDAEHLCALASGFSGLAKGATRHLGGGAVRQTVVEMESAYLFVTAAGQGACLAVASDADADIGLVAYEMAMLVIRVGENLAAPARVPGERTDAS; this is encoded by the coding sequence GTGGTGCACACGACGCGGCAGAACGCCGATCTCGACTGGCTGCTCGACGACCTGGTGGAGCGGGTGCCGGCGGCCAGCCGGGCGGTGGTGCTCTCGGCGGACGGGCTCCTGCTCGGCGCCTCCACCGACCAGGACCGCACCGACGCGGAACACCTCTGCGCGCTGGCCTCCGGCTTCTCCGGTCTGGCCAAGGGGGCCACCCGGCACCTGGGCGGCGGCGCGGTCCGGCAGACGGTGGTGGAGATGGAGTCGGCGTACCTGTTCGTCACGGCCGCCGGGCAGGGCGCCTGCCTGGCCGTGGCCAGCGACGCGGACGCCGACATCGGCCTGGTGGCGTACGAGATGGCGATGCTGGTGATCCGCGTCGGGGAGAACCTGGCCGCGCCGGCCCGGGTCCCGGGGGAGCGGACCGATGCGAGCTGA
- a CDS encoding PP2C family protein-serine/threonine phosphatase, translating to MSEAEARARRNVTDAPTDLILARLAVELRRTYGITRTELYQVDYRLAELLPLGGGEALTGPGHPAWYAFDHQEPVFADGTGWFPVGMRGERRGVLRVSPVPADPAARRELDTVATVLGHEVAAVTSTTDVYLTARRSRRLTLAAEMQWELLPGRSRIRPSFSLAGQLEPAYAVRGDSFDWSDDGHRLWLAVLNGFGEGVAAALLTSLATYALRNARRAGLALADQAALADQAIYAQHRGEQHLSVLLMELDLATGELVAVDAGSPHLIRLRAGEVTSQALDKQFPLGMFDGTDYREQRFHLERGDRLFVVSDGVIDATTGQVRYGESALDRFLRRTGPMEPLDAVRSLIGDLRAFVAGDLVDDAVVVCLDWLGPQDQ from the coding sequence ATGAGCGAAGCGGAGGCGCGCGCTCGCCGAAACGTGACGGACGCGCCGACAGATCTCATCCTGGCACGCCTCGCCGTCGAGCTGCGGCGGACGTACGGGATCACCCGGACCGAGCTGTACCAGGTCGACTACCGGCTCGCCGAGCTGCTGCCGCTGGGCGGCGGCGAGGCGCTGACCGGCCCCGGCCACCCGGCCTGGTACGCGTTCGACCACCAGGAGCCGGTGTTCGCGGACGGGACCGGCTGGTTCCCGGTGGGGATGCGGGGCGAACGACGCGGCGTGCTCCGGGTCTCGCCGGTGCCCGCCGACCCGGCCGCCCGCCGCGAGCTGGACACCGTCGCCACCGTGCTCGGGCACGAGGTGGCCGCCGTCACGTCGACCACCGACGTCTACCTGACCGCCCGGCGCAGCCGGCGGCTCACGCTGGCCGCCGAGATGCAGTGGGAGCTGCTGCCCGGCCGCAGCCGCATCCGCCCGTCGTTCAGCCTGGCCGGCCAGTTGGAGCCGGCGTACGCGGTGCGCGGCGACAGCTTCGACTGGTCCGACGACGGCCACCGGCTCTGGCTGGCGGTGCTCAACGGCTTCGGGGAGGGGGTGGCCGCGGCGCTGCTCACCTCGCTGGCCACCTACGCGCTGCGCAACGCGCGCCGCGCCGGGCTGGCCCTGGCCGACCAGGCCGCGCTGGCCGACCAGGCGATCTACGCGCAGCACCGGGGCGAGCAGCATCTCTCCGTGCTCCTGATGGAGCTGGACCTGGCCACCGGGGAACTGGTCGCGGTGGACGCCGGTTCCCCGCACCTGATCCGGCTACGCGCCGGCGAGGTGACCTCCCAGGCGTTGGACAAGCAGTTCCCGCTCGGCATGTTCGACGGCACCGACTACCGCGAGCAGCGGTTCCACCTGGAGCGCGGGGACCGGCTCTTCGTGGTGAGCGACGGCGTGATCGATGCCACCACGGGCCAGGTCCGCTACGGCGAGTCGGCCCTGGACCGGTTCCTGCGCCGCACCGGCCCGATGGAACCGCTGGACGCGGTCCGGTCGCTCATCGGCGACCTGCGCGCCTTCGTGGCCGGTGACCTGGTGGACGACGCGGTGGTCGTCTGCCTGGACTGGCTGGGCCCGCAGGATCAGTAG
- a CDS encoding DUF742 domain-containing protein has product MRAEWPGPQHEWLDAEAGPVVRPYTLTGGRVRPPVDGFDLLAFVLTTSAAEPAGVPGLQPEHRRLVELARRPKAVADLAADLDLAVGVVRVLLGDLLAHGFVAVHRPPATAYLPDDNILKAVVSGLRAL; this is encoded by the coding sequence ATGCGAGCTGAGTGGCCCGGCCCGCAGCACGAGTGGCTGGACGCCGAGGCTGGTCCCGTGGTCCGCCCGTACACGCTCACCGGCGGCCGGGTGCGCCCGCCGGTCGACGGCTTCGACCTGCTGGCGTTCGTGCTGACCACGTCCGCGGCCGAGCCGGCCGGCGTACCCGGTCTCCAGCCGGAGCACCGCCGCCTGGTCGAGCTGGCCCGGCGGCCGAAGGCCGTGGCCGACCTCGCCGCCGACCTGGACCTCGCCGTCGGCGTGGTCCGGGTCCTGCTCGGCGACCTTCTCGCCCATGGGTTCGTCGCGGTGCACCGGCCACCGGCCACCGCGTACCTGCCCGACGACAACATCCTCAAGGCGGTGGTCAGTGGACTCCGTGCGCTTTGA
- a CDS encoding substrate-binding domain-containing protein codes for MRHNLRGAGAAAAATALVAVVAGSWFGYQQLAGPNCSGRIELSVSAAPEIAPAVQGAADEWVANGAAVGGTCIAVNVSSAESVDVAAAVAGKHGATLAGVGQASGTAVTPDVWVPDSSTWLVRLKAGGASAFAPANGASIARSPVVVALPEPVATRIGWPDKEFRWSELLQQVTSSKPLRAGIVEPTQDAAGLSGLLSLTAAASSTGDAGSPKAQEAMVGALRALATNRSSLRQDLLARFPRSSDPTAIANGLGAAALSEEDVIAYNNTKPPIKLAALYLDPPPIPLDFPFAVLPGIEPSKASAARVLFEALRSADFKDRLAAQSLRAPDGNWGRGFQAPTGAPSPSNGGEKQVPPSGQGGAADLDPVAISTATTTWSVATQSGRMLCVVDVSGSMKKPVATANGASREQVTVAAAGQGLGLFDDSWSIGLWTFSTNLKGSQDWNELVGIRPLSGNRGELQRGLASIRPSSGDTGLYDTMLAAYKKVQQDWEPGKVNSIVLFTDGKNEDDNGISQKALLDQLKKLRDDEQPVQVIIIGIGTEVNRAELKSITDVTGGGAFVTTDPSKIGEIFLQAIALRPPAPR; via the coding sequence ATGCGTCACAACCTCCGAGGAGCAGGCGCCGCCGCAGCGGCGACCGCGCTTGTCGCCGTCGTAGCCGGTTCCTGGTTCGGTTACCAGCAGTTGGCCGGCCCGAACTGCTCGGGCCGCATCGAGCTGTCGGTGTCGGCCGCTCCGGAGATCGCTCCGGCGGTGCAGGGCGCCGCCGACGAGTGGGTGGCCAACGGCGCGGCGGTCGGCGGCACCTGCATCGCGGTGAACGTCTCCTCGGCCGAGTCGGTCGACGTGGCCGCCGCCGTGGCGGGCAAGCACGGCGCCACGCTGGCCGGCGTGGGGCAGGCCAGCGGCACCGCGGTCACCCCGGACGTCTGGGTGCCCGACTCCTCGACCTGGCTGGTCCGGCTCAAGGCGGGCGGCGCGAGCGCCTTCGCCCCGGCCAACGGCGCCTCGATCGCGCGTAGCCCGGTGGTGGTCGCGCTGCCCGAGCCGGTGGCCACCCGGATCGGCTGGCCGGACAAGGAGTTCCGCTGGTCGGAGCTGCTCCAGCAGGTGACCTCCAGCAAGCCGCTGCGGGCCGGGATCGTCGAGCCGACCCAGGACGCGGCTGGTCTGTCCGGCCTGCTCTCGCTGACCGCGGCGGCCAGCTCCACCGGTGACGCCGGCTCCCCGAAGGCGCAGGAGGCGATGGTCGGGGCGCTGCGCGCGCTGGCCACCAACCGCTCCTCACTGCGGCAGGACCTGCTCGCGCGGTTCCCGCGTTCGTCCGACCCGACGGCCATCGCCAACGGGTTGGGCGCGGCGGCGCTGTCCGAGGAGGACGTGATCGCCTACAACAACACGAAGCCGCCGATCAAGCTCGCCGCGCTCTACCTCGACCCGCCGCCGATCCCACTGGACTTCCCGTTCGCGGTGCTTCCCGGCATCGAGCCGAGCAAGGCGTCGGCCGCGCGGGTGCTCTTCGAGGCGCTGCGTTCCGCCGACTTCAAGGACCGGCTCGCCGCGCAGTCGCTGCGCGCGCCGGACGGCAACTGGGGTCGTGGCTTCCAGGCGCCGACGGGTGCGCCGAGCCCGTCCAACGGTGGGGAGAAGCAGGTCCCGCCCTCCGGCCAGGGCGGCGCGGCCGACCTGGACCCGGTCGCCATCTCGACGGCCACCACCACCTGGTCGGTGGCCACCCAGTCCGGTCGGATGCTCTGCGTCGTCGACGTCTCCGGTTCGATGAAGAAGCCGGTGGCCACCGCCAACGGCGCCAGCCGGGAGCAGGTCACGGTCGCGGCTGCCGGCCAGGGCCTGGGGCTCTTCGACGACTCCTGGTCGATCGGCCTGTGGACCTTCTCCACCAACCTGAAGGGTTCCCAGGACTGGAACGAGCTGGTGGGCATCCGGCCGCTGTCGGGCAACCGGGGCGAGTTGCAGCGTGGGCTGGCCTCCATCCGGCCCTCCAGCGGCGACACCGGCCTGTACGACACCATGCTCGCGGCCTACAAGAAGGTCCAGCAGGACTGGGAGCCCGGCAAGGTCAACTCGATCGTGCTCTTCACCGACGGCAAGAACGAGGACGACAACGGCATCTCGCAGAAGGCGCTGCTGGATCAGCTCAAGAAGCTCCGGGACGACGAGCAGCCGGTCCAGGTGATCATCATCGGCATCGGTACCGAGGTGAACCGGGCCGAGCTGAAGTCCATCACGGACGTCACCGGCGGCGGTGCGTTCGTGACCACCGACCCGAGCAAGATCGGTGAAATCTTCCTCCAGGCGATCGCGTTGCGCCCGCCCGCGCCGCGCTGA
- a CDS encoding sensor histidine kinase, whose amino-acid sequence MNTRDWPIRAKLTALVIGPVTGLLALWIFATTLTFGPALDLLAARTLLYDLGRPGENVVAELQRERRLSVVQLAGDGVLPELAAQRDRTDRAVAELRRRIDGGKLRDAADDQLDARLDQLGSALEALPAGRVFIDDRKVDRAGAVGLYSGMIGSAFQAFSAMATLPDVRLNREASALTALGRSRELLGQADALLAGAVTAGRYADGEHEQLVRTVENQRFLAENAVADLPPDERAGYQRLTEGAAFLRLRALQDALIRADDLPAGFDVRAWEAGHAEVWQSLRDFELRGADSLAERSVPMAVRILLQLAAAGVLGLVAIVVCLLVALRVGRSLAHRLTGVRTAATEVAEQRLPDVVARLRRGEEVDVDREAPELDHGGDEIGQVAHAFNEVRRTAVRAAVDEVTLRRGFNEVILNLARRSQGLVHRQLALLDRLERRTEDPDELAGLFQVDHLATRLRRHAEDLVILAGAAPGRGWRRPVAAVDVMRGAISEVEAYDRVDVGEVQSAGVLGRAVGDVIHLLAELIENATAFSPPGTRVDVTGRSVPGGYTIEITDRGLGMSPPALAAANRKLAAPPEFDPADSARLGLFVVARLAVRHGVRVELRRARPAGTTAAVFVPLDLITDEPPVGPDAAAGPERRRMAKVSRLTTVPRGRPTRPGRERPESTVIPLPAARASTVEPPADGDGLPRRVRRRGPARPRAVVTDTPASRPPEEARRAMSALQAGTARGRRDGTRAAGNPAVARIRGAVPDPPTDVPADTGTPATAPEPTPEPSPPASDQRTATERDA is encoded by the coding sequence TTGAACACCCGCGACTGGCCGATCCGCGCCAAGCTGACCGCGCTGGTCATCGGCCCGGTGACCGGGCTCCTGGCACTGTGGATCTTCGCCACCACACTCACCTTCGGGCCCGCGCTCGACCTGCTCGCCGCCCGCACCCTCCTGTACGACCTCGGCCGGCCGGGCGAGAACGTGGTGGCCGAGTTGCAGCGGGAACGGCGGCTCTCGGTGGTCCAGCTCGCCGGCGACGGCGTCCTGCCGGAGCTGGCCGCGCAACGCGACCGCACCGACCGGGCCGTCGCCGAGCTGCGTCGCCGGATCGACGGCGGGAAGTTGCGCGACGCGGCCGACGACCAGCTCGACGCGCGCCTCGACCAACTGGGCTCGGCGCTGGAGGCGCTCCCCGCGGGGCGGGTCTTCATCGACGACCGGAAGGTCGACCGGGCCGGCGCGGTCGGTCTCTACAGCGGGATGATCGGCTCGGCGTTCCAGGCGTTCTCCGCCATGGCGACGCTGCCCGACGTGCGGCTCAACCGGGAGGCGTCCGCGCTCACCGCGCTGGGCCGCTCCCGGGAGCTGCTCGGTCAGGCCGACGCGCTGCTGGCCGGCGCCGTCACCGCCGGCCGGTACGCCGACGGCGAGCACGAGCAACTGGTGCGCACCGTGGAGAACCAGCGTTTCCTGGCCGAGAACGCGGTCGCCGACCTGCCGCCCGACGAGCGGGCCGGCTACCAGCGACTCACCGAGGGCGCCGCGTTCCTCCGGCTGCGCGCGCTCCAGGACGCGCTGATCCGCGCCGACGACCTGCCCGCCGGCTTCGACGTCCGGGCCTGGGAGGCCGGCCACGCGGAGGTCTGGCAGAGCCTGCGGGACTTCGAGCTGCGCGGGGCGGACAGCCTCGCCGAACGTTCGGTGCCGATGGCGGTGCGCATCCTGCTCCAGCTCGCCGCCGCCGGCGTGCTCGGCCTGGTCGCCATCGTGGTCTGCCTGCTGGTGGCGCTGCGGGTCGGCCGGTCGCTGGCGCACCGGCTGACCGGCGTACGCACCGCCGCGACCGAGGTGGCCGAGCAGCGGCTGCCCGACGTGGTCGCCCGGCTGCGCCGGGGCGAGGAGGTCGACGTCGACCGCGAGGCCCCGGAGCTGGACCACGGCGGGGACGAGATCGGCCAGGTGGCGCACGCCTTCAACGAGGTACGCCGGACCGCGGTGCGGGCCGCGGTCGACGAGGTCACCCTCCGCCGCGGCTTCAACGAGGTCATCCTCAACCTCGCCCGACGCAGCCAGGGCCTGGTCCACCGGCAGTTGGCGCTGCTGGACCGCCTGGAACGGCGCACCGAGGACCCGGACGAGCTGGCCGGGCTGTTCCAGGTCGACCACCTCGCCACCCGGCTCCGCCGGCACGCCGAGGACCTGGTCATCCTGGCCGGGGCCGCGCCCGGCCGGGGTTGGCGCCGGCCGGTCGCCGCGGTGGACGTGATGCGCGGGGCGATCTCCGAGGTCGAGGCGTACGACCGGGTCGACGTGGGCGAGGTGCAGTCGGCCGGGGTGCTCGGCCGGGCCGTCGGCGACGTGATCCACCTGCTCGCCGAGCTGATCGAGAACGCGACCGCGTTCTCCCCGCCGGGCACCCGGGTGGACGTCACCGGCCGGAGCGTGCCGGGCGGCTACACCATCGAGATCACCGACCGGGGGCTCGGCATGTCGCCGCCGGCCCTGGCGGCGGCCAACCGCAAGCTGGCCGCCCCGCCCGAGTTCGACCCGGCCGACAGCGCCCGGCTGGGCCTGTTCGTGGTGGCCCGGTTGGCCGTGCGGCACGGCGTACGCGTGGAACTCCGGCGGGCCCGTCCGGCCGGGACGACCGCGGCGGTCTTCGTCCCGTTGGACCTGATCACCGACGAGCCCCCGGTCGGCCCGGACGCCGCCGCCGGCCCGGAGCGGCGGCGGATGGCGAAGGTGAGCCGGCTGACCACGGTGCCCCGCGGGCGGCCGACCCGACCGGGCCGCGAGCGCCCCGAGTCGACCGTGATCCCGCTGCCGGCCGCCCGGGCCTCGACCGTGGAGCCGCCCGCCGACGGCGACGGCCTGCCCCGTCGGGTGCGCCGGCGCGGCCCGGCCCGCCCCCGGGCGGTGGTCACCGACACCCCGGCCAGCCGCCCGCCGGAGGAGGCCCGCCGCGCGATGTCCGCGTTGCAGGCCGGCACCGCGCGCGGACGCCGGGACGGCACGCGCGCCGCCGGCAACCCGGCGGTCGCGCGGATCCGGGGCGCCGTTCCCGACCCGCCCACCGACGTGCCGGCGGACACCGGTACGCCGGCCACCGCGCCGGAACCGACCCCGGAGCCCTCCCCGCCGGCGTCGGACCAACGAACCGCGACTGAGAGGGACGCCTAG